A single region of the Gemmatimonadaceae bacterium genome encodes:
- a CDS encoding response regulator transcription factor produces the protein MKVLVIEDDPTVGQFVKRGLEEQRWSVDLVADGLEGERLARSQPYDLLVLDMRLPGKQGLDVLRDLRSWGFERPVLVLTAQDAVDAKVTTLRAGADDYVTKPFAFEELLARVEALARRPRALATPVLKVGGLTLDLDAREVRRDGKLIELTPKEFLVLEYLMRHAGRVMSRTLITEYAWGYHFDPGTNIVDVVINHLRKKVDSASEKKLIATVRGVGYVVKA, from the coding sequence ATGAAAGTGCTGGTGATCGAGGACGACCCGACGGTTGGCCAATTCGTGAAGCGCGGGCTCGAAGAGCAACGTTGGAGCGTCGATCTCGTGGCGGACGGCCTCGAGGGGGAGCGGCTGGCGCGCTCGCAGCCGTATGACCTGCTCGTGCTCGACATGCGGCTGCCCGGCAAGCAGGGGCTCGACGTCCTGCGCGACCTGCGGTCGTGGGGCTTCGAGCGACCCGTGCTGGTGCTCACGGCGCAGGATGCCGTCGACGCCAAGGTGACGACGCTGCGCGCCGGCGCCGACGACTACGTGACGAAACCGTTCGCGTTCGAGGAATTGCTCGCCCGCGTCGAGGCCCTCGCGCGCCGGCCGCGCGCCCTCGCGACGCCCGTCCTGAAGGTGGGCGGGCTCACGCTCGACCTGGACGCGCGCGAGGTGCGGCGCGACGGCAAGCTGATCGAGCTGACGCCGAAGGAGTTCCTCGTGCTCGAGTACCTCATGCGGCATGCAGGACGGGTGATGAGCCGGACGCTGATCACCGAGTACGCCTGGGGCTACCACTTCGATCCCGGCACGAACATCGTGGACGTCGTGATCAACCATCTGCGCAAGAAGGTCGACTCGGCGAGCGAGAAGAAGCTGATTGCGACCGTGCGCGGCGTCGGCTACGTGGTCAAGGCGTAG